In Polynucleobacter sp. TUM22923, one genomic interval encodes:
- the lpdA gene encoding dihydrolipoyl dehydrogenase translates to MAKLSILVPDIGDNADVPVIEVLIKVGDVIAKEQPLLVLESDKATMEIPSDAAGTVISIAVKTGDKVGKGSIVCEIEAVSSSSAPATAPTPVAEAAPIAKVDSPVMSAPTAGQYSGKVDHECEVLVLGAGPGGYSAAFRSADLGMNTIIIERFATLGGVCLNVGCIPSKALLHTTAVMDEVKTMAKHGITFGAPKIELDQLRAYKDSVIGKLTGGLAGMAKARKVKVVRGLGHFLDANHVEVQLTSGDGQELTGQKEVIHFQKSIIAAGSQPVKLPFLPVDPRVVDSTGALLLKSIPKRMLVIGGGIVGLEMATVYSTLGSSIDIAEMMDGLMAGADRDLEKVWEKFNAGRFENIMLKTRASKAEVKADGIQVSFEGENAPKEPKTYDLVLVAVGRTPNGKKINAVAAGVAVDERGFIHVDNQMRTNAPHIFAIGDIVGQPMLAHKAVHEGHVAAEAAAGQKSYFDAKQIPSVAYTDPEVAWAGLTEEQCKSQGIAYEKGLFPWAASGRAIANGRDEGFTKLIFDATSKRIIGGGIVGTHAGDLIGEVCLAIEMGADAIDMGKTIHPHPTLGESVGLAAEAASGHCTDLPPVKKKH, encoded by the coding sequence ATGGCTAAGCTATCCATCCTAGTTCCAGATATTGGTGACAATGCAGATGTCCCAGTAATTGAAGTTTTAATTAAAGTAGGCGACGTCATAGCAAAAGAGCAGCCTCTGCTAGTACTAGAGTCAGACAAGGCGACGATGGAGATTCCATCTGATGCCGCTGGTACAGTCATCAGTATTGCAGTGAAGACGGGCGATAAAGTGGGTAAAGGGAGCATCGTTTGTGAAATTGAAGCAGTTTCTTCGAGCTCAGCTCCAGCGACAGCCCCAACTCCTGTAGCAGAGGCAGCCCCAATTGCCAAAGTAGATTCACCAGTGATGAGCGCTCCTACTGCTGGTCAATACAGCGGTAAGGTTGATCACGAATGCGAGGTTCTTGTATTAGGTGCTGGCCCCGGTGGTTACAGCGCAGCCTTTCGTAGCGCTGACTTAGGTATGAATACGATCATCATTGAGCGCTTCGCTACCTTAGGCGGGGTTTGCTTGAATGTAGGTTGCATTCCATCTAAGGCATTGCTGCACACTACGGCAGTGATGGACGAAGTCAAGACAATGGCTAAGCATGGCATTACTTTTGGAGCTCCAAAGATCGAGCTTGATCAGTTGCGTGCTTACAAAGATTCTGTCATTGGTAAGCTTACTGGTGGTTTGGCTGGTATGGCCAAGGCAAGAAAAGTAAAAGTAGTTCGTGGTCTCGGGCATTTTTTAGATGCGAATCATGTTGAAGTTCAATTAACTTCTGGTGATGGACAAGAGCTCACGGGTCAGAAAGAAGTCATTCATTTTCAGAAGTCCATCATTGCAGCTGGTAGCCAGCCTGTGAAGTTGCCATTTTTACCTGTAGATCCTCGGGTTGTAGATAGCACCGGCGCTTTATTACTCAAGAGCATTCCTAAGCGCATGCTAGTCATTGGCGGTGGCATTGTTGGCTTAGAGATGGCTACGGTCTACAGCACCTTAGGCTCCAGTATAGATATCGCAGAAATGATGGACGGCTTGATGGCCGGCGCTGATCGAGACTTGGAAAAGGTGTGGGAGAAATTTAACGCCGGCCGTTTCGAAAACATTATGTTAAAAACCCGTGCCTCAAAAGCAGAGGTAAAAGCGGACGGCATACAAGTGAGTTTTGAGGGTGAGAATGCTCCTAAGGAACCAAAAACTTATGATCTGGTATTGGTTGCAGTAGGGCGTACGCCTAATGGCAAAAAGATTAATGCTGTTGCTGCTGGTGTTGCGGTTGATGAGCGCGGTTTTATTCATGTTGATAATCAAATGCGCACTAATGCGCCGCATATTTTTGCTATTGGTGACATTGTTGGGCAGCCGATGTTGGCGCATAAAGCGGTTCATGAAGGTCATGTTGCCGCAGAAGCTGCAGCTGGCCAGAAATCGTATTTCGATGCAAAGCAAATTCCATCGGTGGCTTACACCGATCCTGAGGTAGCTTGGGCAGGCCTGACCGAGGAGCAATGTAAATCGCAAGGTATTGCTTATGAAAAAGGATTGTTCCCTTGGGCGGCTAGTGGAAGAGCAATTGCCAACGGTCGTGATGAAGGCTTTACGAAGTTAATTTTCGACGCAACAAGCAAACGCATTATTGGGGGCGGCATTGTTGGCACCCATGCAGGCGACTTGATTGGTGAGGTTTGTCTGGCTATTGAGATGGGTGCTGATGCCATTGATATGGGTAAGACCATCCATCCGCATCCGACCTTAGGTGAGTCTGTTGGCTTAGCTGCTGAAGCAGCTAGTGGCCATTGCACTGACCTGCCACCGGTAAAGAAGAAGCATTAA